The following nucleotide sequence is from Tardiphaga alba.
GGTAAAGCACGACGTTACAAAATTTCCAGAACAGTCTCAGCCGGCCGGCATACGCGTGCGCCCTTGGGCGTCACGACGACCGGCCGGTTGAGCAGGATGGGATGTGCGGCGATGGCATCGAGCAGCGCATCGTCGCCCTGCGTGGGATCGGCGAGCCCGAGTTCGCCATAGACCGCTTCCTTCTCGCGAAGCAAACCGCGCACACCGCCGACAGCTTTGGCCAAAGCCTTGAGCTGCTGTCGATCCGGCGGCGTCTTGAGATATTCGATCACCACCGGTTCGACACCACGCTCCTGAAGCAGAGCGAGCGTGGTGCGCGAGGTGCCGCAACGCGGATTGTGATAGATCGTGACGGTCATGCTCGGACCCGTAGCCCGGATGAAGCGCAGCGCAATCCGGGGGCAGCAAAACTAGTTGAAACGCCGGTCCCCGGGTTTCGCTTCGCTCCACCCGGGCTACACATTACTCGATCGGCTTGTTGAACTTGTTCGAGGTCGGCAGGCCCGTGGCCTGACGGCCGGCATCGGCGCGGTTGCCGCGCCATTCCGCCAGTTCCTTCCAGGTCATCGAGCGTTCGCGATCTGCAGAGTCGCGCCAGGTAAGACCCGCCTTGGCGTTGAACACGGCCACGTCGGACAGACTGGCGCTGGTGTATTTCTGCAGACGCACGCCGCGGCCCTTCGACATTTCCGGCACGTCGCTGAGCGGGAAGATCACCATCTTGTGGTTGGTGCCGATTACGGCGACCTGATCGGTCCCCTCTTCCACCAGGGTCAGGCAACGCGCCTCGTTGGGCATGTCCACACTGATGATCTGCTTGCCCTTGCGGGTCGCGCTGACGCAATCGTCCTCGCCCACCACGAAGCCCTGGCCCTCAAGGCTGGCGATGAGGAATTTGCGGCCGCCCTTGTGCACGAACACCGAGACGATGGCGGCATCGCCTTCCATGTCGATGAACAGGCGGATCGGCTCGCCATGACCGCGGCCACCGGGGAGCTTCGCCACGTCGAGCGTGTAGAAACGGCCATTGGTGGCAAGCAGCATCAGCTTCGACGTGGTCTCCGCGAAGAAGGCCTGGCCGAGCTTGTCGTCCTGCTTGAAGGTGAGGTTCGACAGATCGGCAACCTGGCCCTTCAGGGTGCGCACCCAGCCCTTGTCGGAAATCACGACGGTGACGGGCTCGCGCTCGACCAGCGACTCTTCGAGGGCTGCGAGATCGTGCTCCGGTGCATCCGCGAACACCGTGCGGCGCTTGCCGAGCGGCGTCTTCGGACCGAACATTTCGCGCACCTTGCGCACCTGTTCGCCAACCTTTGACCACTGCACAGCTTCCGAACCGAGGATCTCGTTGATCCCCTTCAGCTCGGCGCGCAGGGCCTTGTCTTCCTTCTTGATCTCGAACTCTTCGAGCTTGCGCAAGCTACGCAGGCGCATGTTCAGGATCGACTCCGCCTGCAGCTCGGTGAGGCTGAAGGCCTTCATCAACACCGGCTTCGGCTCATCCTCGGTGCGGATGATGCGAATGACCTCGTCGATATTGAGATAGGCGATCAGGTAGCCGCCGAGCACTTCGAGGCGATGCTCGATCTGGCCCTTGCGGTGCTGCGAACGGCGCAACAAGACTTCGCGCAGATGGTCGAGCCATTCGCGCAGGCATTCGGCGAGGCCGAGCACCCTTGGGATACGACCCTTGACCAGGACGTTGAGGTTGAGCGGGATCTTGCTTTCAAGCTCGGTGAGCTTGAACAACGACTCCATCACGAGGCCGGCATCGACATTGCGCGTCTTCGGCTCGATGACGACGCGGATATCTTCCGCGGATTCATCGCGGATGTCGCCGACCAGCGGCAGTTTCTTGTCGTTGAGCAGTTCGGCGATCTTCTCGATCAGGCGCGACTTCTGCACCAGCCACGGGATTTCCGTGACCACGATATTCCATGCGCCGCGTGCGCCCTCTTCCACCGACCATTTTGCACGGGTGCGGAACGAGCCACGGCCCGTCGTGTAGGCCTCGGCGATCGATTCCTTCGAGTCGATAATGATGCCGCCGGTGGGAAAATCCGGTCCCTTGACGAAGCGCAGCAGCGCCTTCGACTTGGCATCGGGCTTCTCGATCAGATGCAGCGCGGCGTCGCAGAGTTCGGCGGCGTTGTGCGGCGGGATCGAGGTCGCCATGCCGACGGCGATGCCCTGCGCGCCATTGGCGAGCAGGTTCGGGAAGCCGCCCGGCATCACTGCCGGCTCCTTCGACTGGCCGTCATAATTCGGCTTCAGCTCGACAGCGTCTTCGTCGATGCCTTCGATCAAGAGCCGCGCGACGTCCGTCATGCGCGCTTCGGTGTAACGATAGGCAGCCGCACTATCGCCGTCGATATTGCCAAAGTTGCCCTGGCCGTCGACCAGCGGATAGCGCGAGGAGAAATCCTGCGCGAGGCGCACCATGGCGTCATAGATCGCCTGGTCGCCATGCGGATGGAACGAGCCCATCACGTCGCCGACGATCTTGGCGGACTTCTTGAACGGCGTGCCCGGATCGAGCCTGAGCAGGCGCATGCCATAGAGGATGCGGCGGTGAACCGGCTTCAGGCCGTCCCGCGCATCGGGCAGCGCGCGATGCATGATCGTGGAGAGCGCATAAGCGAGATAGCGCTCCTCGAGCGCCTCGCGAAGCTGCACCTCGTGAATTTCAGCCGGCTCCGGCGGAATCAGTCTTTTTCCCATGGCGGGGCATTAGCGCGGTCAGGCGAATCGGGCAAGAAATGAATCAAATGTCACGGGAAAGTTCCCGCAAACGGTGATAGCCGGCTACCCTGCACTACCACGCGTAGCGCACCACACCCTTCCCCGCATAGCTGCGGGTGACATCCGAAAACTCGCCTTCAAACGTACCGGCGATGGACCAGCCGTTCATCCACTTCAGTTCGGCGGAGGCGGAAGTCAGCGCCGTGTGCTTCGCGAGCGAAGCGCCGTTGACGACGAAGCTCGCGCCCGGCAGCGACTGGAAGGTCGCGCTGGCAGAGCGATCGCGGTTGGTGTCGTGCGCCCAGGCTGCGCGACCGCGCAGCGTGAGGATCGCGTCGTTGACGGCGAAGGACTTGTCGGTGCGCAAACCAAGCTCGCTGCGCGGCGACAGTGCGATCTTGGCGGCATAGGACAGCGCGAACAGATTGCTGCCCGCGACGCTCCGTTCCGCATAGGACGGCAGGTCGAACGCCGTGACCTGGAACGCAGCGTAAGGCGTGAGGCCGACACCACCGATCCATGGCGCGACAAACCGGTTGCCGACCTCAAAGCGGCCGGAATAGCTGTTGGCGTTGAAGTTCGCGCGCAGCTGATCGAGGCCGGCAACCGTGACGGTGCGATCCGTCGTGATGTCCTGCCAGCCGTAAGCCGCGGCGGCGCTGACATAGACCGAGCCGATATTGTGCCGGACGAAACCACCGAACTGGAACATGTCCGATCGGCCGGAGCCGCCGCCATTCACCGAGAAATTGGTGCCACCGCCGGCCATCGAGAAGCCGGCAACCGTGAACGGCGAGAACCAGTAGTCGGCGCCGACGGCCATGCCGTAGATGCTCGACTTGCTGTTGTTCGATCCCATCGCCGCATTGCCGTCGGTGGTCTGCGAGCCGCCGAAGCCGGCCGCCCAGACGTTCCAGCACTCCTGCGGCGTGTCCATCAGCGGCGCCTTGCGGTGGATCGATGCGAAGGCATCGGTCGGCGCACGCTTCGGCGCGGCATAGGCCATCGCGTTGCCGGCATAGGGCATCGCGCCTGGTGCGCCCTCGCCGCGGCCGGCGGCGAAGGGATCGGTCATCATGTTCATGAACATGCTGGACGCATCGAACGAGGTCTGCTGCGATCCCGTCGTGGTCTCGCCGGCCACCTGCATCAGGCCCTTAGCATCGAGCGCGCCGAAAGCGAGCGGAATGCCGCCGGTGCGATCGAAGAAATCCGTCAGCGCGCGGCCGACACTGGCCTGATTGCCGCTGAGCCCGCCGGGAATGCCGAAAGCCAGCTCCAGATTGAGATAAACATTATGGGTGTCGTAGCTCAGCGTCGATGTGATGCTGGATGGCAGGTTGGTGTTGACCAGCGATCCAAAGGTCGTGCCGCCAAGGCCGTTCGTCGCGTTCAGGATTGTATATTGTTTCGTCACGTAGCTACCGGCCGAGAAGCTCGCATTCACCTTCGCACCGCCGAGATCGGCGCTGTCCGTCACGTTGACGCGGTCGGCATTTGTCGGCGAAACCTCGACGATGTAGGTCGAGGCCGATGTCATCACGAGATTGCCTTGCACCGTGAGCTGGCCGATGGAGTTGCCCGGCGCCAGCGTGCCGCCATTGATGGTGGTGTTGCCGACAGTGCCGATGCCGCCAAGCGTGCCTGACGTATTCACCGTGGTCATCGACGACGTAGCGATCGAGCCGTTGACACTCAGCGTGCCGCCATTGACGGTGGTCTCGCCGGTATACGTACTGGTGCCGGACAGCGTCAGCGTGCCGGTCCCGATCTTGGTGAGGTTGGCCTCGGGGACGATCTCGTCATTGATCACGCCAGCGAATTCGGTCGATGTATTGTTGCCACCGGTAGTCAATGTCGAAAAACCGAAGATGCCGACATCGCCGCTGCCCGCGAGCGAGCCGATCGTCTCGGAAGTGCCCATCTCAAATCGTGCCGACGCATTGACGATGACGCTGCCGGTGTCCGAGATCGCCTGGCCGTTGAATATCCTCAGCGTGCCTTCGTTGATGGTGGTGCTGCCGGAATAGGTGTTGGTGCCGCCGAGCTGCGTTGTGCCGGCTCCGTCCTTGGTCACATGACCGGTGCCGGAGATGGCGCCGTCGAAAGTCACGGCATCGCTGCGGTTGAAGGCGAGCGTGCCGTTATTGACGACATCGCCGAGGATCGATCCCGTGGTGCCGCCATCGCCGATCTGCAGCGTGCCTTCGGTGATCCGGTAGGTCATCGCGGAGCCGGCTGTGCCGGTGGCGGTCCAGATGCTGCTGCCCGATTTCTCCAGCGTACCGAAGCCCTGATACTGCGACAGGTCGAAACTCGCATCCGCGCTGCCGCCAAGTCCCAATGTGTCAGCGGTGCTGAAGGCAACGACATTGCCGGTGATGACCGAGCCGGACATGAGGGTCAGGCTGTTGACACCGCCGGTAAAGGTGATCGCATTGGCGCGGGTCAGGTCATCCCCGCTCATGCCGCCCGAAATGCTGCCGGAATTGACGATGGTGAGGTCCGCACCAACGACGCCTGCGCCGCCCGCACCGGCCGCGCCGGTTGCACCAAAGTTACGATTTACACCGCCTGCACCGCCTCTGCCGCCAGTGATCGTCCCCGAATTGATCAGCTCGCCCGATGCTGCGAACCACACACCGACGCCACCCGCACCGCCACCGCCGGCACCCGTTGTGCCGCCATCGCCGCCGCTGCCGCCGGCACCGCCTGAAATGCTCAGCGCTGTTACGCTGCCGGCACCTGTGATGAACGCACCATAGCCGCCACCACCGCCGCCACCGCCGCTATAGTTGCCATAACCGCCAACGCCACCGTTACCACCGGTCGCCGTGACACCCGACGCAAATGTCGCGGCAACGACACCGTGCGCGCCGCCGCCGCCGCCAGAGCCGGCGCCGCCGGTGGTGCTGTTGCTGGTACCACCGCCTCCATCCTTGCTGCCCGCTGTTCCGCCTGCTCCCCCAGCGAAGAGATTGTTAGAGCCATCAGAGCCGGCACCGCCATTGCCACCGCCGGCGCCACCGCCGCCGCCGCCGTTGGTAGCGCGGCCGTCGGTCCCGGCGCTTCCTGCGCCGTTGGTTGGATCCGTGGTTCCACCCGCGCGGCCGGAGCCGCCATTGCCGCCGGTCTGTTGCGCGAGGGCCGGCGCGGCCAGCGTCGCCATTGCGAGTGCCAGGACACTCGCCGTGATATGCAGACGCACCCGGCGCCGGGCCGATGACCGGAAGGCGAAAGACGGCCTGTCGCCGGCGGGAACGGACAGAGCGGCGACAGGGGTCACGTCGAGCGAGGGTGACGACATCGGAGGCATTCCCAACCATTGCACCGACAGCGCTGTCGGCATTCCATCGAGCGCGGTCTCCCGCACGGTGTCCGCTTGAGCGATGTCAGATCAGGCTGGTGCGGGGCTCTTGCCGCGCGTTGCGCTTCACTGCTGCCGGCTCATGCGAACACATTTCCGCCACGCTTCAGCGATTCGACTATGAGGTACAATGAAACCGGAAGCCTATTCCGAGGCGAGTTGCGCTTTTGGCAATGGTGTGATGATACGGTAACAGGGTAGTGCGAACGGTCTGCAACCATTCAGGGCAGCGTTCCGCGCCGCGGCAGGTATCGGCGCCGTGACCGGCCTTATTCGCCTCGCTTCAGCTGCCGCATCACCACCCCGATGAAGCCTGTACGCGCCTCTGAGAGCTGCTGCCCGCGCGGCTCCAGCACATTGCGGAGCAGGAAGCGGCCGGTGATGGCAAACCCCTCCTGCAGATCGCGGTCGGACAGGCCGTGCTCCGCGACATAGGCCTCGCGCATGAAAGGCGGCAGCGGCATCAGCTTGTCGCGCCAGGGCTCGCCGGCTGAGCGCGAGACGGCGTTGCCGGATTTCGGCGAGACATAGATCAAATCGGTGGTCGCGCCGGTGGCCGCGCAGTTCTCCAGATCGAGGCCGACGCCGAGTTCGGCGAGCATAGCCAGTTCGAAGCGGATCGTGTGGATGGCGGCGACAGCGGGATGATCGAAGTCGTCGAGGATGTGTTCGAGCATGGCGTAGATATCGTCATGCGGATCACGCTCCGGCAGCAGCCGCGCGATCGCCGCGAGATGGGTGACGCCGTAGGCGGCATGGGACGCACCGAGCAGCGTCGCCGCGCGGAGCTTGGTGGCATCGATCAGGTAGTAGCCGAGTTGCTCGTCGAGCCGCGCGCGCCAGATCGCCTGCACGCTGTTGCCGGGCTGCAGGACCGGGCGCATCCGCGACCCCGCCCCGCCACGCACAAGGCCGAGATGCCGACCATGGCTACGCGTCATCAGCTCGACGATGGCGCCGGATTCGCCATGTCGCCGCACGCCGAGGATGATGCCTTCGTCGGTCCATTCCATGGGGGAAATATAGCAGACCGCAGGGTGGACTGGCTAAGCGTTAAACCATTCGCGCGCTTCGCCCGTGAACGCGCAATACAATCCCAGCGCCGTCAAAATGCACGACACGATCTCGATAGCATTGTCGAATTGCAGGCCGTAGACACCGAGCATCTGGAACAGCGACAGCACCGACAAGCTCAGCGACACCACCAGCACCCAGCGCGGCCAGCTCTTGCGGCGATAGGCGGCGAGCCAGACCAGATAGACGAAGAACAGCAGCATGCAGGCGGCAACCAGGCTTGCCGCTGCAATGGTGCTTTCCGACAGGCGAAGGTCAGGCGTGCGATCCTGGAAAGCGATCGAGATGCAGTCGAGGATCAGCGACGCGTAGAGCAGCACTTCGAAATAGAAGACGTTCTTGGGCAGGTCGGCAGGAACGGTCACGGCTGCACTCACGGTCATTCCTGCGGGAATTCGAGGCCCATCTCACGATAGCGATTGGGATCTTCACCCCAGTTCTCGCGCACCTTCACGAACAGGAACAGATGCACGGGCACGCCGACGATCTCGGTGATTTCCCGGCGCGCAACCGCGCCGATGGATTTGATGGTGGCGCCGCCCTTGCCGAGCACGATCTTGCGCTGGCTCTCGCGCTCGACAAAGATCGTCTGCTCGATGCGCACGGAATTGTCCTTGCGCTCCTGCCAGCTGTCGGTCTCGACGGTTGACTGGTACGGCAGCTCCTGATGCAGCTGGCGAAAAATCTTTTCGCGGGTGATTTCCGCCGCGAGATGCCGCAACGGTGCATCCGACATCTGGTCTTCGGGATAGTGATACGGGCCTTCCGGCACGTCGGCCGCGAGCCGGCGGCGCAGGTCATCGACGCCATCGCCGGTCATGGCCGAGATCATGAAAGTCTCGTCGAATTTGAGGCGCGCATTGGCATCGGTCGCCAGTTTCAGCAACCGTTCTTTGGCGACGATATCGACCTTGTTGATCACCAGGATCTTCGGATGATTGACCTTGGACAATTGATCGAAAATCGCCTCGGCCTCTTCATTGATACCGGCCTTGGCATCCAGCAGCACACAGACGAGATCGGCATCATGGGCGCCGCTCCAGGCGGTCTTCACCATGGCACGGTCGAGCCGGCGCTTCGGCGCAAAAATACCGGGCGTATCGACCAGGATGATCTGCGCATGGTTCTCGATGACGATGCCGCGGATCAAAGCGCGCGTGGTCTGCACCTTGCGCGAGACGATGGTGACCTTGGAGCCGACCAGCGCATTGACCAGCGTGGACTTGCCGACATTGGGCGCACCGATCAGCGCAACGAAACCGCAGCGTGTCTCCTGCGGGGCGCCTTCGGCGGTGTGGTCAACGTCGTCGTTCAAGTCATCATCCTTCAAGATTTCACGCCTTCGCGCTCGAGCATGGCTGTTGCTGCGGCTTTTTCGGCGGCACGCTTGCTGCCGCCCTCGCCTTCAGCAGATGCGAGCCCGCTCACATCCACCGCGATTTTGAAATGCGGATCGTGATGCGGGCCGGAGCGCGCAACTTCACGATAGACGGGCGTCGGCAGACCACGGCCCTGCGCCCATTCCTGCAGCACGGTCTTGGGATCGCGCAGCGGACGCACCGGCTTGCGCATGCGCTCCGTCCAGTTGCGCTGCACGAACCCCTCCGCGGCGGGATAACCACCGTCGAGGAAGATCGCGCCGATCACAGCTTCACAGATGTCCCCGAGCACCGACTTGCGCAAGCGCTGGCCGACACCGGCGCCGACCGAACCGAGCTTGATCGCATCCTGGAACCCGAGCAGCCGCGCGACATCGGCGCAGGCTTCCTTGCGCACGAGATCGGCCAGCCGCTTCGACAACTCTCCCTCGTCGCCATTCGGAAAGGCGCGATACAGCATGTCGGAGATCACGAGGCCAAGCACGTGATCGCCGAGGAATTCGAGGCGTTGATAGCTTTCGCTGCGGCTGCGCTGCGACTTCAGCGCGGAGACATGCGTGAAGGCCGTCGCCAGCAGTTGCGCATCCTTGAAGACGTGACCGATCCGCGTCTCGACTTCGGCAACGGCCGCCTTGGCATCGGCACGGGCGCGCTTCTTGCGCTGGGCCGTCGTCTCCTTGGGCGCCTCCGGCGTCACGCTGTGTTCGTCGTCCCTCGGCGCGGCCGCCTCGATGGTTTTGGTGTGATCGTCCGTCATCGCACGATGGAGAAAATGCGGCTCCAGCGCACGGCGGTCGGCCAGCGCCAGATCTGCCAAGCCTGTTCGCCCTCGGCGATCGAGAAGAAGATCATCTGCGCGCGACCGACGAGATTTTCGGACGGCACGTAACCGACCGCCGACTGCACGCGGCTATCGGTTGAGTTATCACGATTGTCGCCCATCATGAAGAAGTTGCCGGGCGGCACCTTGTATTCGATGGTGTTGTCGTAGAACCCGTTATCGACGCAATCGAGCGTCTCATAGCTGACGCCATTGGGCAGCGTCTCTTTCCAGCGCTTCACGCGCGCGGTGGCATCGGAGCCGCAGGGATCCTCGCCGACGAAATCACTCATGCGCTCGCGCTGCACAGGCTTGCCATTGATGTGAAGCAGCCCCTCTTTCATCTGCACGGTGTCGCCGGGCAGGCCGATCACGCGCTTGATGTAATCGGTGCTGTCATCCTTCGGCAGGCGGAACACGACCACGTCGCCGCGGGCCGGATCGGAGCCGAAGATGCGACCGGAGAAGATGTTGGGCGACAGCGGGATCGAATAGTGGCTGTAGCCGTAGGAGTATTTGGAGACGAACAGGTAGTCACCCACCAGCAGCGTCGCCTTCATCGAACCCGACGGGATGTTGAAGGGCTGGAACAGGAAAGTCCGGATCACCAGGGCGATGAGCAGCGCGTTGATGACGACGCGGATGGTCTCGCCAATGCCGCTTTCAGACTTGGTCCCGGATGTCACGCTCATCGCTTTCCCGATTCCCGCGCCAAGGGGCGCAGATGTCCTTAGCATATCGCGCCAGGACGTGGGTCCGGCAGCCAAAATGCAACAATCTCAACTGGTTATAACAAAGTCCTGCAAAGGCCTTTGAGGGCATGAGCAAGGATTTGCGGCGGATCGATTTCTCCGCAGGTTTAAACGGTTGTCGATACCGGTGCAATGAATTGCCCCGTCAAGCGGCCGTGACAGGGGGATGGTGAGCGCAAGCCGCGCGCCCTATTCGGCGGCCTGTTTGAGGTCCGCCCGCGGGCCCTCCGCCTGTTCAGCCTCCGGATCGTGCCGGTTCAAGCGCATCATGACAAATGCAAAGCAGATGGCAAAAAAGGCCCCTATAAACGGCGCGGACAGTGCGTAAATCTCGAAATAGGTCATTCCCTGATCCCTCCGAGCGCCAAATGTCCAACAAAATGTAAGGCTGCACTCAACAGCATGCAAGCCAAGGAGCCGATGATGAGAATGCCTCCATTGATCCCCGCCGGCGTCAAACCATAGAAGAACGCCAAGGCCGGACCGATGCAGCCGGCGGACAAGAATGCAGCCGCAATCGTGTTCATGAAGCCTGCGAGCAGCTTCACCCGCTCGTTTTGCACGACTTTGCTGATCATGGCTCCCCCGATAAACCGGAA
It contains:
- the rnc gene encoding ribonuclease III yields the protein MTDDHTKTIEAAAPRDDEHSVTPEAPKETTAQRKKRARADAKAAVAEVETRIGHVFKDAQLLATAFTHVSALKSQRSRSESYQRLEFLGDHVLGLVISDMLYRAFPNGDEGELSKRLADLVRKEACADVARLLGFQDAIKLGSVGAGVGQRLRKSVLGDICEAVIGAIFLDGGYPAAEGFVQRNWTERMRKPVRPLRDPKTVLQEWAQGRGLPTPVYREVARSGPHHDPHFKIAVDVSGLASAEGEGGSKRAAEKAAATAMLEREGVKS
- the recO gene encoding DNA repair protein RecO, which encodes MEWTDEGIILGVRRHGESGAIVELMTRSHGRHLGLVRGGAGSRMRPVLQPGNSVQAIWRARLDEQLGYYLIDATKLRAATLLGASHAAYGVTHLAAIARLLPERDPHDDIYAMLEHILDDFDHPAVAAIHTIRFELAMLAELGVGLDLENCAATGATTDLIYVSPKSGNAVSRSAGEPWRDKLMPLPPFMREAYVAEHGLSDRDLQEGFAITGRFLLRNVLEPRGQQLSEARTGFIGVVMRQLKRGE
- the era gene encoding GTPase Era; the protein is MNDDVDHTAEGAPQETRCGFVALIGAPNVGKSTLVNALVGSKVTIVSRKVQTTRALIRGIVIENHAQIILVDTPGIFAPKRRLDRAMVKTAWSGAHDADLVCVLLDAKAGINEEAEAIFDQLSKVNHPKILVINKVDIVAKERLLKLATDANARLKFDETFMISAMTGDGVDDLRRRLAADVPEGPYHYPEDQMSDAPLRHLAAEITREKIFRQLHQELPYQSTVETDSWQERKDNSVRIEQTIFVERESQRKIVLGKGGATIKSIGAVARREITEIVGVPVHLFLFVKVRENWGEDPNRYREMGLEFPQE
- the lepB gene encoding signal peptidase I; its protein translation is MSVTSGTKSESGIGETIRVVINALLIALVIRTFLFQPFNIPSGSMKATLLVGDYLFVSKYSYGYSHYSIPLSPNIFSGRIFGSDPARGDVVVFRLPKDDSTDYIKRVIGLPGDTVQMKEGLLHINGKPVQRERMSDFVGEDPCGSDATARVKRWKETLPNGVSYETLDCVDNGFYDNTIEYKVPPGNFFMMGDNRDNSTDSRVQSAVGYVPSENLVGRAQMIFFSIAEGEQAWQIWRWPTAVRWSRIFSIVR
- the arsC gene encoding arsenate reductase (glutaredoxin) (This arsenate reductase requires both glutathione and glutaredoxin to convert arsenate to arsenite, after which the efflux transporter formed by ArsA and ArsB can extrude the arsenite from the cell, providing resistance.), with the protein product MTVTIYHNPRCGTSRTTLALLQERGVEPVVIEYLKTPPDRQQLKALAKAVGGVRGLLREKEAVYGELGLADPTQGDDALLDAIAAHPILLNRPVVVTPKGARVCRPAETVLEIL
- the parC gene encoding DNA topoisomerase IV subunit A gives rise to the protein MGKRLIPPEPAEIHEVQLREALEERYLAYALSTIMHRALPDARDGLKPVHRRILYGMRLLRLDPGTPFKKSAKIVGDVMGSFHPHGDQAIYDAMVRLAQDFSSRYPLVDGQGNFGNIDGDSAAAYRYTEARMTDVARLLIEGIDEDAVELKPNYDGQSKEPAVMPGGFPNLLANGAQGIAVGMATSIPPHNAAELCDAALHLIEKPDAKSKALLRFVKGPDFPTGGIIIDSKESIAEAYTTGRGSFRTRAKWSVEEGARGAWNIVVTEIPWLVQKSRLIEKIAELLNDKKLPLVGDIRDESAEDIRVVIEPKTRNVDAGLVMESLFKLTELESKIPLNLNVLVKGRIPRVLGLAECLREWLDHLREVLLRRSQHRKGQIEHRLEVLGGYLIAYLNIDEVIRIIRTEDEPKPVLMKAFSLTELQAESILNMRLRSLRKLEEFEIKKEDKALRAELKGINEILGSEAVQWSKVGEQVRKVREMFGPKTPLGKRRTVFADAPEHDLAALEESLVEREPVTVVISDKGWVRTLKGQVADLSNLTFKQDDKLGQAFFAETTSKLMLLATNGRFYTLDVAKLPGGRGHGEPIRLFIDMEGDAAIVSVFVHKGGRKFLIASLEGQGFVVGEDDCVSATRKGKQIISVDMPNEARCLTLVEEGTDQVAVIGTNHKMVIFPLSDVPEMSKGRGVRLQKYTSASLSDVAVFNAKAGLTWRDSADRERSMTWKELAEWRGNRADAGRQATGLPTSNKFNKPIE
- a CDS encoding autotransporter domain-containing protein; protein product: MSSPSLDVTPVAALSVPAGDRPSFAFRSSARRRVRLHITASVLALAMATLAAPALAQQTGGNGGSGRAGGTTDPTNGAGSAGTDGRATNGGGGGGAGGGNGGAGSDGSNNLFAGGAGGTAGSKDGGGGTSNSTTGGAGSGGGGGAHGVVAATFASGVTATGGNGGVGGYGNYSGGGGGGGGYGAFITGAGSVTALSISGGAGGSGGDGGTTGAGGGGAGGVGVWFAASGELINSGTITGGRGGAGGVNRNFGATGAAGAGGAGVVGADLTIVNSGSISGGMSGDDLTRANAITFTGGVNSLTLMSGSVITGNVVAFSTADTLGLGGSADASFDLSQYQGFGTLEKSGSSIWTATGTAGSAMTYRITEGTLQIGDGGTTGSILGDVVNNGTLAFNRSDAVTFDGAISGTGHVTKDGAGTTQLGGTNTYSGSTTINEGTLRIFNGQAISDTGSVIVNASARFEMGTSETIGSLAGSGDVGIFGFSTLTTGGNNTSTEFAGVINDEIVPEANLTKIGTGTLTLSGTSTYTGETTVNGGTLSVNGSIATSSMTTVNTSGTLGGIGTVGNTTINGGTLAPGNSIGQLTVQGNLVMTSASTYIVEVSPTNADRVNVTDSADLGGAKVNASFSAGSYVTKQYTILNATNGLGGTTFGSLVNTNLPSSITSTLSYDTHNVYLNLELAFGIPGGLSGNQASVGRALTDFFDRTGGIPLAFGALDAKGLMQVAGETTTGSQQTSFDASSMFMNMMTDPFAAGRGEGAPGAMPYAGNAMAYAAPKRAPTDAFASIHRKAPLMDTPQECWNVWAAGFGGSQTTDGNAAMGSNNSKSSIYGMAVGADYWFSPFTVAGFSMAGGGTNFSVNGGGSGRSDMFQFGGFVRHNIGSVYVSAAAAYGWQDITTDRTVTVAGLDQLRANFNANSYSGRFEVGNRFVAPWIGGVGLTPYAAFQVTAFDLPSYAERSVAGSNLFALSYAAKIALSPRSELGLRTDKSFAVNDAILTLRGRAAWAHDTNRDRSASATFQSLPGASFVVNGASLAKHTALTSASAELKWMNGWSIAGTFEGEFSDVTRSYAGKGVVRYAW